The Papio anubis isolate 15944 chromosome 1, Panubis1.0, whole genome shotgun sequence genome window below encodes:
- the TSEN15 gene encoding tRNA-splicing endonuclease subunit Sen15 isoform X3, with the protein MEERGDSEPIPGCSGLGPGGVRGFGDGGGAPSWAPEDAWMGTHPKYLEMMELDIGDATQVYIAFLVYLDLMESKSWHEVNCVGLPELQLICLVGTEIEGEGLQIVVPTPITASLSHNRIFLLEDDICVS; encoded by the exons ATGGAGGAGCGCGGCGATTCCGAGCCGATCCCCGGCTGCAGCGGCCTGGGTCCGGGCGGCGTTCGCGGCTTTGGCGACGGCGGCGGAGCTCCCTCGTGGGCCCCCGAGGACGCCTGGATGGGCACCCACCCTAAG tatttagaAATGATGGAATTAGATATAGGAGATGCCACTCAAGTTTATATAGCATTCTTGGTTTACCTGGACCTCATGGAAA GCAAAAGCTGGCATGAAGTAAACTGTGTAGGATTACCAGAACTCCAGCTCATCTGCCTTGTTGGTACTGAGATAGAAGGGGAGGGGTTACAGATTGTGGTGCCGACCCCCATCACTGCTTCCCTCAGCCATAACAG